ccgcggagggggaggggctggtagggccgcggccccaccacttttttgcgcctcCGCCCCcgctttttgcgctaaaaagaaaaataattaaaataaaaaaaagacttgaaacaagttttttccgtctatattccgctatattctctgtattttctttaatttcaaacgccagacattttgtggggctcccgTGCTTTTCGTGGTAATTGTGCCatggggccgacttgccccttgatcaaacgccatgccttggctaccccttcgcttcgttcggcagcctgttttgtacttccatctccggcagagttttttatcagttttatcagacgaaatgaagaaaattactagctttttcaagccaaacgaaggtgagtagttgttttgagttgataaaagttttatattttgtctttctcctttcgaatcaatgaaatattcgatggcaagaagaattacattacttgaacagtgaacggccatagttagaaatttttcagatcacttcagtgtagtattttctatactaaaattgtaatcgcgtcttttcttgcattgaatctatgttggtcgtttattagagttatctgggacttcgtaaaagtctgtaagctctgcagaaaagacgacaactactCGCAGTGAAACTGGAGAGTTTGAGTTTGACCAGTAAACATTTCAACatattgttaaaagttttattttttggaagtgCGAGTTGTTTTTGACTTATATTCGTTAAGTGTAACTGGATTTTTGATGAAACAGCAGCGATTCAGCAACTTGACAGTACTTAATTGTCATAAGAAATTAACGGAAAGCTTGGACGTTATTCAGATCGCAAACACATTTGCTGGACGGAAGGAAAATCAGGTCAAGAATTTCGGTATCTTCACTAAtgccgacctataaagagcaacaaatactggataaagtatgcaaagtcacgcaacagaaacaaatcaaatactatgattttattccttttttcgattttcaatatgaaaaaattattttcaattgtcagccctcccacttttcgccttgctccgcggtccctgaatATCGCAACTGATCACTGTCTCTCGAAAATAACAAAGGTATAAATCGTAATAGAACAGCTGAATAGAAAGACAGGCTTTCTATTATccgaaaattacaaaactactCGTTTTGCAACGCTGAATCGCTTGtgaagtccgcgtgaatttgaactgttcaacgaaagtttattttacactattctattggttcaaaagccgcACGTGACAATGTAAATCAAATCGCGCATGTGCCAAAGTCACGTGGAAGCCTgggaaacaacaaacatggcggctgaTCTTGCGACGGAGTGCATTCAGTactacattcacccggacgatgAAACTCTGAAATCTACtattgaaatgactcctgggttcaaacctttcacatattgtgcattttgttcaCCCAAATTGTAAATGGTAACGTTTTACGtcagggcctcctattccgagacttcttgtgatacttttttttttgtcggagccaccgacccaatatcaggaaacgcattcgacgctaaacgaaaaaaaaggggggatggCCTTACCCGAAATAACCAGCTGCAGCAAGTAATATGATAAACCTTGAGAAGAATGTGATGGTGATTGAAACGGGGCAATGGAAAATCAAAACTTGCGTGAAATAACACTGTGAAGTTTGGTAAATGTGCAAACGTTGGTTAAAGTGGTCGTAAAGATAGTTCTTTGATCATATTTTGCTTAAATTTACGCCTCTAGTAACCATAAATTTACACAGTAACTTTGCTATGCCAGAAAATATTAAGCAAACATTCACTTTTGCCGTTcgatttttacacagagaacaaaatggcggcaaatttgaatctAAACACCAAATTTACTATGGGgagcaaaagtgaaacaaaatatctGTAAACTTGATATTTACTCCACATTTACGCCACCCTTGCAGAAAAGTAAACTTTCACTTTCGAACAAAATTTGCACCAAGAACAAATAAGTAGCAACATTAGTACCCTAAATTTACAATAGATTTGCTCAACTAGCAAACTTAggcaaatccgttttttcgtccagtgctAGCGTGAAAAGAGCTACTCTCCCTAGCAGTCgttttttagtatcgtcacgcaacgctcctcaaaagtggaagccaatcaaaacactgcGTTTGACAAAATAatcgtttcaaaacaaaaacacaagcgcgcaaagccgtttgggtgaacatgggcctttaaaATTAGTATGCCGTCAATGTTCATTAGCATTATCGTTAccattatcattactattattatcacaATTGTTTCCGCTAATCACCGTTCTCTATTGAGTTACTGACAATAAACACTTTCACTGCCCTATCTCTCTTCACTTAATCTCttcacatttttcttttcagaaagtTGTACTTGGTCATGGTTTCCCCGGCATTCCAGGATCAAATGGCATGCCGGGAATACCAGGCGTGCCAGGAACGCAGGGGCCCCAGGGAAGGGAAGGTCCAAAAGGGCAGATCGGTGATAAGGGATCACAAGGAACGCCTGGTCCAAGAGGAGACAGAGGGCGCGAAGGGCCTCCCGGGAAAAGCGGACCGCCCGGAATCATGGGAATTAAAGGTGAACCGGGACTTCTGGGAATGAAAGGAGAGCCAGGCATTGTGAGAaatcaaggaagaaaaggagacaaaggagagaaaggagaaagcGTCAAAGCAAGTAAATCAAGTGTAGTACCACAAACCAACTGGAAACAATGTGTGTGGAAATCAGAATCCAATACTGATAACGGGAAGATTAAGGTAAATTGAGAATTTGATAATTAATAACTTTCATAAGAAAGTAAATGATATCAATAGGGGAAAAGAGGTGGGGAGTCAGATAATCCAACAGTTATAAGTTTATAATTCGTCTTTTCTGAGCCTTAATCCCCTTTTAGCGTGTCACACCTGAATTTTTATGCCCTTTCTTGTTTAGTATTTTTTCAGTACGGTTGTCTTTTTTTCAGGACTGTGCTTTCAACAAACTGAAGTCAGATACAGCGCTAAGAATCTCTTACCAGGGAAACACAAGATCCTATAGTCAAAATAAGTGTAATCGCTGGTATTTCAAGTTTAATGGAAATGAGTGCAGTGGACCAATGACGATTGAGGCTGTTGTTTACAACAACTGGCCATCTGGGAGACTTAATCAGTTGCATCATCGATCATTTGAGGGATACTGTGAAAACATCCCACAAGGAGCGGTTACAGTGGAATTATGGATCGGAAAGTGTAGTAACGAACACTTGGCTGATGCTTACACTGGGTGGAAGTCAGTGTCCCGCATAATGATAGAAGAAGTTGCTAGGCCCCAGTCCTAATACCCCTTTTGGGAGGCTGCTTCCCTCCAGTAGCGTCCAAAAGAAGTTCCTCTTGAGTAATTAAGCTAACGATAATGTACATTTAAGATTTAATTGAAAAATAAGGGGAAATAGAGATAACACCAAACAACAGTTAGAAGATAAGAAACCTGTGCGTAGCCACCGttaattgttataattattattaaagtcAAGCCATTCAGTGAAAAAATTGTGCACTTAGGGGTAAAAGCACCAATTTTGGCAAGGTAATAGTGCTTGGGCGGATGAACAATACTAGCTATGGACTCCAGTCAGGGAGAAAAATGTTGTAGTCTTGGGTTGGGGTGGTGACAGTTTCCAAAGCCGAACTAGCCATATCACTAAGGCGCGCGTGCTGTCCTAAGGACGTTTAACTAAAGTCTTACTCGTCTAACTTTCTGAATGGCATGGGCTGGAGGGTTTGAACACagcttggggggggggggggggagggggggagttTGGATATTTGTATGTTTCAATAAGTCTCTTGCGAAGAAAAATACAATGACCTTCCCCAAATTCTGGCAGAATTTGAAGTTATTTAGCGATAAGTTTCTTCTCTGACCTCATCCTTCATCTCcatggtagtggtggtgggGAAGGGGATCGGGGTTTGGTCTCAGTGTAGTAAACTCAAAGAAATTATAGCCTGGGTCATTTTTGAACATCCCTCAATGTCTCAGTCGATTTTCGAAACAGTTTTGTACTATGGgctttttccttcttctctcCGTTTTTTCCTCAGCACTTTTATCTTTGATATAAGGAAGACTAATATATTTGagagatcattgtctcaaatcttacgaACGTGCGTAAAGTGAGGGCATAACCAATGCTCTACTTCACATAGCCGGTgcatttggggggggggggggggtgaagggTGGGGTGGCAGCGGGGGCCGTAGCCCCTCAAACAAAAATTTGGGATGGGGGGCAGAGCCACCCCACGTTTTGGTACCGACAAACACTTTTGCTGATGTACTTGACAATACCTGTGACATCAGCGACTTCAGAGCGCACATTTTCTTCCCTGAGACGACTCGAGAACTACCTAAGAAACAGGAACGCCTGAACAACTGCCAACTAATGCCTTGTCACAAATCTATTACGGACACACTAGACACTGTGAAGATTGCTTATGCCAACAAACAACGTAAAGGGCAGTTTGGAATTTTTCtcattattcttatttttttgtagGGGTATGCGTATGGCTGAGTGGAAGATGAGCCCCACTCCACATTTTAAAACGCTCCGCCGCCTCTGCAGTTCATTGAATTAAAcagggaagaaaaaaacaaaacaaaacaaaacaaaaaacaccaaATGCAATATAATTACTCAAGCTTACCGTTCGAGATGCAGCTCGTGAAAGCCATCAAGTAAGAACAGAATCACTTAAGACTTTCCAACTCTTtttacgcatccagcaaggcaAATCGAAGTACTAagagtagcttatttttgaaaacgatgatttccAATTACTTTTTGTcaagcggcgcatttctcaaccaaaaacccaataaacaaaccagccaagaacaacaaaaaaatcttgatagcagctgtgtttcattttgtagatccagtgcaaaaagactgttaaaacataaaaagatgacacaaaactctgtcagctacAGCTATTAGTAAACAAGTCTGCAAAAGGTTTTTGCTTGTTGTTCGCCCGTTAATTCTTGCTGTCTGCCTGTCTCCTCTTTCTCTTTCCCGTCGCTCTTTACTCATAAGCAAATAGGTTGAATTCAATCCACTATTATTTGTTGCCATAACAATTTTTACGAAGCAGTTTACTAGAAACTGAGAACCACGGTCACAAAATCCTTATGCTGTGAAATACTTGAAAACAAGTTCCTAAAGGTTTTGAACGCGACGATAATTTGGACGAAAAAATGTATTTGCTTCAAATTTGATTAGCGCAAATATGATGAAAATTTGTGCAAACTGAGGAAAAAATCTGAACAAAGGTGGTAAATGCCATATTTGCATACTATTTACACCCAGATTTATTCCTCAGTTTGCACATTTATTGCGCATTTCCCGCCAAGAAAATATAACATACTCTTTTTTTCCACGGGCTGACACCTGAATTCCTTCCCTCCCTACCCCCAACGAGTGTACGGAAGGACGGCGTACGCTGATGTCAAAACAAAGATTTCTTGGATGGATAGCTTACTAAATTTTCTTAGATATGGGGCCCCGCTCGCGCGCTTCGCACTTCTCtgtaattattgttattattattattatttattaatttatttattcatattaaaTCACTGACACACTTCTGCGATATCCCTCAAATAGCCGGCCATTGTACCAGGTCAATCAATTCTTAAAGTTGGAGTTGTGTGTTTAGGATTTTAGCGTTTCAGACTAAAAGTCAAACATTTGAACTGCGGAGACTGATTTTTGTCAACAAACACCAGCTTAAAGTATTAATGAGTATAGTACacagatttagccaaggctaataGCGAACCGTCCCTTTATATACTTTTAATTAcatgaaaccaaaaaaaaatatacttaactgattaaaaaatatatatataaatcaaATTCGATAACAGTGATGGTCTTGAAAAAGAATTTCTTACCAATGCACCTGCGTCACTGAAAACACCCTctcccatcccccccccccccccccctaaactCCACCACACCCTTTTGGGAAGCTAATAGCCCATGAAATTTAACGTTTTGGCTTTCGGCGAAAAGACCAAGAAGGTTGATAACTTAATCAACATGGCCCAACAACTTAAAGGAGATCATATCGATTCAATCGCTAAGatgcgcagtcaaaacaaaactcttgaggcctCAATAGCCTCGCTTTCgagcaactagacccgggccggccgagaggtccgccatatttgcgtTCGACCAAACAATGTGAATTAAAGTGGCGCgtctggatttttttggggggataccTTACAattttgagcattaactacgtcggcatgagtaaagatatgggagaaaggttaccacaactgcattatataaagatgaaaatttcttatgatctgggttttattgcaatcggagtcgccatggcaaggtaatgacgccattacattttcatttatctttgtgtttctttgTACCAAGAGttcttttttaagaaatcgcttaaggcaCGATCTACCTGCCATTACTGCCTCggttatggcaaagtttgaacaaattctatgagagcgttttcgaaatattttgaaacgaaattttaagaatcataaaaacagtgaaacagcatgctatccacacaattagctaatattttaagaaaatgataagctttggaaacgcgacttcatctcatagtggtttgattccattgaaaactgcgtacaaaaaaaaaacaaaacaaaacaaagaggggaattgctctagGCGATCGCGAGtgagaagaattttattaacttgcattcagctgcttttgttacagtttttgcacgtaatttggtccatgcctacaaatttcgtatttttcaaaaaagcgCTCGCTAAAATTTGTTCATAAAtttgacaatcccgagatcagtCGTCAATAAATAT
The sequence above is a segment of the Porites lutea chromosome 3, jaPorLute2.1, whole genome shotgun sequence genome. Coding sequences within it:
- the LOC140930816 gene encoding uncharacterized protein, yielding MVQYFAVFLILCISDGSLGTTTSPQQQKSAEIKDLCEKVVLGHGFPGIPGSNGMPGIPGVPGTQGPQGREGPKGQIGDKGSQGTPGPRGDRGREGPPGKSGPPGIMGIKGEPGLLGMKGEPGIVRNQGRKGDKGEKGESVKASKSSVVPQTNWKQCVWKSESNTDNGKIKDCAFNKLKSDTALRISYQGNTRSYSQNKCNRWYFKFNGNECSGPMTIEAVVYNNWPSGRLNQLHHRSFEGYCENIPQGAVTVELWIGKCSNEHLADAYTGWKSVSRIMIEEVARPQS